DNA from Asanoa sp. WMMD1127:
AACGCCACGCCGATCAGGCCGGACGCCGCCGCGGCGTCGATGTCGGCCACCCCGTCCACCAGAGCCAGCCGCTCGTCGGCCTCGACCCCCCGCCGCCACGTGTGCAGCAGGGAGAAGACCAACTCGGTCGAGTGCGGCGAGAAACCGACATTGACCGAGACGTACGCGCCACCCGGGCGCGCGTACCGGGCCAGCTCGCCGATGTCGGCGTCGGGAACGAGCGGGAGGCAGCAGTGCTGCTCCCAGAGGAGCCGGTGATCCATTACCGCATCATGCCCCAGCCGCCGGTATTCGGGAGGTGTGCGCCGGGGTTGAGGGGGAATGAGCAGGTTTGGCCGCGCGGGAGGAGGCACGTCATGCAAGCCGAGGTCGGAGACAAGCTGGTCGTCGAAGGCATCCACGTCGGTGATCCGCGGCGATCCGGAGAGATCGTCGAGGTGCGCCACCCGGACGGCAGCCCGCCGTACCTGGTCCGCTGGCCGGACGGCACGGAAGGGCTGATCTTCCCGGGCACCGAGGCCCACGTGGAGCGCCTCGAAAGGTGATCAAGTCACCGCGACCGGGACCGGCGAGGGCCGGTCGAGCCCGCGCCAGGTGCGCCGGAACAGCAGCGGCGACAGGGTGACCACGAGATAGATCGACGCCGAGAGCACCAGCCCCGGCGTACGCCCGAGCGTGTCCACCGCCAGCCCGCCCAGCAGGCCACCGAGCGGGATGCCGGCCCAGGCCAACGAGCCGGTGAAGCCGAACACCCGGGCCTGGAGGTCGGCGGGCACCCGTTCGAACAGGGCGCTCGTGATGATGGGGTTGATCGACGCCGACATCGCGCCCACCCACACGCAGATGCCGAGCACGATCGGCAGGCTGGTGGTCAGCGCGAGCCCGAACAGCAGCGGCGAGCCGGCCAGCAGCAGGCACACCGCGAAGGTCCGGTGGCGCGGCAGCCGCGGGCCCAGCCACGCGAACAGCGCGGAGCCGCCCACGGCGCCGAGTCCGTACGCGCCCGCGATCGTGCCCAGCACCCGCGGGTCGCCGACGACCTGCTTGATCCACGTCGGCACGTACACCGCCATCGTGGCCTGGTCGATCAGGTTCGTGAACAGCAGCAGCGCGGAGATCGCCAGCAGGAGCCGGTCGGTGCGGACGTAGCGCAGGCCCACGCGCAGCGACTCCAGATAGCCGTGGCCGCTGTCCGCCGGGCGCGCACCGGCTGGCACCCCGAGCCAGATCAGCAGTGCGGCGAAGAGGGCAGCGGCGGCGTCCAGCAGCAGCACGTCGACGGCGCCGAACGCGGCGATCAGCAGGCCGGCGGCCGGGGTGCCCAGCAGGAACGAGAGCCGCTCGACGGCGGCATGGAGCGAGGTGACCCGTTCCAGCGGCGCCCCGCTGGCGTCGACCAGGTCCGGCACCATCAGCCGCTTGGCCGCGTCGGTGAGGCTCTGCACCGCGCCGAGTGCCCCGACGATCGCGAGCAGCGCGGCGAACGGCAGCCCGGCCGAGTGGCTCAGCACGGGTGCCGCGACGAGGACCGCGGCGCTCGCGATCCCGCCGCCGACGGCGCACCGCCGTCGGCCCAGCCGGTCGATCCACGGCGCGCCGGCGATCTTGACGAGCACGTAGCAACCGGTCTGCGCGAACGCGACCAGCCCGACCTTCGTCGGTGAGCCGGTGGTGGTCAGCACCAGCCAGGGCAGGGCCAGCATGGTCATCTTGTTGCCCGCCAGCGACGCCGCTTCGGCGCTCAGGAACGCCACCAACGGCCGCCGCCGCACCTGCCCCATGCGTAACGAGCAAACAGCGACCCGGCCCGATCCGCAACCAGAATTAGTTGACACTGACTATTCGGCCCTGGATAGTTGGAGTCGACTGAAGGAGGCGCGGCGGATGGCGGCGAAGCGGAAGGTCGGCAACCTGCTCGGATTGGCGGTGCTGTCCTACCTGACGATGGGGCCGAAGCACCCCTACGAGCTGTCGCGGATGCTGCGCGACAACGGCGACGACCGGAGCATCCGGTTCAACCACGGCTCGCTCTACATGGTGATCCAGCAGCTGGCCAGGGCCGGATTCGTCGCCGAACTGGAGACCACCCGCGAAGGGCAGCGGCCCGAGCGCACGGTCTACGCGATCACCGACGCGGGGCGGGCCGAGCTGCGCGACTGGCTGCGCGAGCTGGTCGGCGAGCCCGACCACGAATACCCGCAGTTCGTCGCCGCCCTCTCGCTGATCGCGGCGCTCCCGCCCGACGAGGTGGTGACGCTGCTCCGCCAGCGGCTGCTGCGCCTGCGCGAGCGGCGGGAGCAGACCCGCGAGCTGGTCGACGGCGCGCTCGCCGGCGGCCTGCACCCGCTGT
Protein-coding regions in this window:
- a CDS encoding DUF1918 domain-containing protein, whose protein sequence is MQAEVGDKLVVEGIHVGDPRRSGEIVEVRHPDGSPPYLVRWPDGTEGLIFPGTEAHVERLER
- a CDS encoding MFS transporter; amino-acid sequence: MGQVRRRPLVAFLSAEAASLAGNKMTMLALPWLVLTTTGSPTKVGLVAFAQTGCYVLVKIAGAPWIDRLGRRRCAVGGGIASAAVLVAAPVLSHSAGLPFAALLAIVGALGAVQSLTDAAKRLMVPDLVDASGAPLERVTSLHAAVERLSFLLGTPAAGLLIAAFGAVDVLLLDAAAALFAALLIWLGVPAGARPADSGHGYLESLRVGLRYVRTDRLLLAISALLLFTNLIDQATMAVYVPTWIKQVVGDPRVLGTIAGAYGLGAVGGSALFAWLGPRLPRHRTFAVCLLLAGSPLLFGLALTTSLPIVLGICVWVGAMSASINPIITSALFERVPADLQARVFGFTGSLAWAGIPLGGLLGGLAVDTLGRTPGLVLSASIYLVVTLSPLLFRRTWRGLDRPSPVPVAVT
- a CDS encoding PadR family transcriptional regulator, encoding MAAKRKVGNLLGLAVLSYLTMGPKHPYELSRMLRDNGDDRSIRFNHGSLYMVIQQLARAGFVAELETTREGQRPERTVYAITDAGRAELRDWLRELVGEPDHEYPQFVAALSLIAALPPDEVVTLLRQRLLRLRERREQTRELVDGALAGGLHPLFLVEEEYRVTLLDAEIAFVERFIGQITDPEQGWGPQWAAFHSGQTPQGDES